From the genome of Pseudoliparis swirei isolate HS2019 ecotype Mariana Trench chromosome 1, NWPU_hadal_v1, whole genome shotgun sequence:
CTTGGGGACGATGCTGCGCAGCTTGTGGTCCAGCGGCTCCCTGTTGTCCAGGTTCTTGACCTTGTAGATCCTCACCAGCCAGTGCTCGGAGGTGAACGCCTCGTCCAGGTGCTTGAACTTGATGTCCTTGTTGCCGATCTCGGCGTTGCGAGTTCGGTCAAAGCCGGGAGGCGTCCGGAAGTCCAGCTGGGAGACATTTAAGGTCGTCTCGGTTAAAGCACGGAGAGGTTCGTTTGGAGGTTTCTCCTCATCCCAAAAAAAGATAAAGGGTGTCGTGCGctgtacacatttaaaaaaagcatcCTCAGGCAAATGTGTAGTTTGTGATATTGTTCTATATAAATGACATTGACTTGTTcccagtcgttatgctaagtTAAGCAATTCAAACTTCGTACTCAACAGACAGAGACACGGGCAAACTAAATTATGAAAGAAAAATCAATGTTTGATGGATCCTTGATCACAGCGTCTGTCCTTTGGCAACGATGTATGAACCATTCAATCTCCggttattaatattctactccTTCACTGCGTCCTTCCTCCATTTGATCTGCCCTCATCCCCTCTGCACTCCGCTCGCTCTCCCTTTGTGAGCCACGTGCTCATCGGCAGGACATCGTGGCGTCTCGTCTACGCCTCGAGGCTCGCATTAGATGAGCGGCACGTATTCAAATATTATTAGTCACAATAGTTTAGTCCCTCGGCATGAATACACTATATACTCTAATgacaaggaaaaaagaaaataaagggtTGGTTTTTAGAGATTCTTTTCATTAGATTCTGTTCTGTATTATGCAGTGTCAGCATTATGCTTAAATCTTCACTCGCCACTGCAAACTGCATCCTCAACTTATCCCCCTGATGTAATTTGAGCCCGTTTCCACTGGTCACATCCTGTTTTCGTAAACCTAATCTACCCTCCCTactctccctttcctccctccttccatctCCCCCTCCCGCCCAGACAGCGCTGTGAGGCTGTGTCCGTCTACGCATGGCGGCTGCATTGATTCTCCCATCTCTGCTGAGCTGGATGTAAGCACCTGGCAAGAAGGATCCCTCtgatctcctccacctgccAGAAGTAGCCGTGGAACATTAGAAATATTCTGCCCTCCACCCTCTTCTCCGATCCTCAGGAACTCCCCAAGGCATCTCCTTCGTCCTCTTCCGCCTGTCTGTCAGCCGACTGCGCTTTTAAGATGCAGGAGcaagaacatttacacctttgGTGGCGACAGCAGCAGCTTGTTATTCTCTGGTAAAGCCGCCATCTTTGGTGAGTGCAGCCGCTCGTTACTTTGCCCAAAGCTAGAACTCAAAGCTGGAACTCATAATTTAGAGTATGTATGTATTCCCTGTAGCCTTGACCTGACCAAGAGGACAAAATGACCAAAGACCTGCACGGTTGTAAAGTTTTGAGCAAAAGCCACAGAGCAAAAGAGTCTCTTCCTCACCTGCATTTCACCAAATCGGTAGTAGGACATCTTGTACATGAGGCAGTTGAGCAGAGTCGGTGAACCGGCCTTATCCACTCTGAACTCTCCCTGAGGGGTGAAGTAGTCGCTCTCCTAAAGAAACGGATGAGATGATGGGAGGATGAGGTCCAGAAAAGGAGAAGATGGTGAAGTAATTTAGAAGAACTCACTAACTGGACTAAATATGAACACTTTAAAGGGACAACGTCACTAATTGATGACGCTCACATGGTGGATCAAAATGCATTCATTAAATCCCCAATATGAATACAACATTGTTTTGAAACTATTGTCCCACGACAGTTAAAAAAACGACTTATGATACATCAAACAAAAGCATGTGAAACGAATGAATTAAAGGTGTCATTCGTGATCTTCAGAGCCATGCCAGCCTTTCCCACCGAGCTCAGAGAACCATTCACCGACTGTAGCGTCACATTATCCTGACAGACGCGAGCGCGATATCAATCTTATCAACTCTCatcaagaaagcaaataagtgtATTTCTCAGACGGTTAAACAACACTTTAAGTGCCCTGTTCATAGTCAACTTGCTCCTGTGAGATTTATTAAAAGCAATCAAGAAGCCTGGTTATATAATCAGGGTTAAAGCATTAGATAAACTTTGCTTCCTTGGCTAGATTTCTCCTGGAGAACACACATTGTTGaccgtgtgtgtttctgatcAGCTTTTTACTTCTTGGTGCACGAGAAAGACTTCAGGAGTCCGGCTAACACACCTCGGCTACGACAGCCACGTTATCCTGAGTCCAGCTGACAGTGGGGAGCACCAACATGTCAAGGACATGAGCGTAGATTGTGACAAATGAAAACAGGCTGGAGGTGGCGCACGTGTGCCAACGCATTAATAGAACATCAATCAAGCAACATGCCGTTTGGCCAGTCAGGACATCTTCATTGGGAAAGTGTGCGTCCAGGTCGAGTGAAGTGGAGACATTGATTTCAGTGCTGCAAGACATTTCTTGGAGAATAGCTGCAGTGACAGGAAGCTCTCACTTACCCTGATGTCCTTTGGGTGCTCTCCCTCGGCGATCCTCACCATCCACAGGAACTTGTTTATGTCGTCTCCCGAGTAGCCGATTACTCCTCCGAAGATAATCAGCACGTAGTCCACATCCAGAGACCTCATGATGGTGTAGGCGGCGCTCTCGTTGGAAGACATGGCTTTCCCCACCTGGAGACAAGCCGGGCGGAATGACAAGTCGTACTTAAATCGGAGTTTCCTCGGTTGCGTCAATACGGCTGTGCAAACAGGAATCATTAAACAGACATCCATCTCGTGTAATTACAAATCCGGTGGACAGATGATGAACAGGCGGCAGGTAGAAAGCAAGAGAGAACAAAGCTAGGGGGCTTTTACAGACTTAAATCTGGAGCAATCATTTGGCagcagaaaagaggaaaaaaaatataaatcaaacCCACATAATCTGACAGCAATTAACTGAAATCCCCCCACAGTGTAGACTCGATGTAGGAAAAGTGTAAGCAAACAAGATTATCTGTCTGGTTGGAATGAGCGGGTTTATACGATGTGGAAATTACGCAACAAATTCCCTGATGAGCTTGCTATTCATCCAGTGGTTGCAAGAATAATTATTCTGTTTCCCTTCATGCGCAGGAACAGAGCTGAAGGCTAAAATAGACACAAGTCTCACCAGAGCTATATGACTGTTGTTCCACGTGTTATTATCCACCAGCGTGGTCCTGTTGGCCATGCCGGCTATCTGGTACCCGTAGTCCCACCACGACATGATGCGGGCGTCCTCGTCTGTATTCTGCCTCAGCCAGTAGTAGGCCTCCCTGAAGTCATCCAGGATGTTGCGCGTCCTAACAGGGAGAGCAAGGTTGACAGGAAGCGGTGTTGACAGGCACATCGCTGCGGAGGCTAATAATATATCGGTTAAGAGACTTTGAACCAGAAGGGCAACAGCTGCTAAAAATAGACCAgccataaataataaactcgggGGTTCATGTCCTACATTTACCTCGAGGAGCAAAAAGCAGACGTGAATCCAAGCAACCAATTAGTCGTATGGAAGGTAATCATATtatgcacgcgtgtgtgtgtgtgtgtgtgtgtgttatgcgtCGGTGTATCTGTGCGAGAGGAAAGAGCAGAGTGTACCGCTAAGACCATTGTCTGAGAACCACCGTGGTGCCATTAATAAATGTATGAGCACTTGCATCATCCATTTATTCTTGGCCATCAATATTTCCTCCCTTAATGCTTAAAGAGAATAATTATGCGTGTGAAGAATCTCGATAGAATATTCCGGCTTTGTCGGGTGACTTCTGTAGCAACAATGAGTTAAGGAATCGTAATAAAGCTCATAGGTGCACATATCAATACTTTCACAACCCTCTCATTAAATATTCATGCACTTCCAGTCTATCCTGCTGCTCTGTGTAtttatgcacacatacacacgcacatgcatgcTCGCTCATTTGCATGCACGGGTGAAATATGACTTAAAACCTTTGTTGGCTTCTCACCAGCTGACTTTGCTTAGACATTACAACTAgcatgtgtgcgcgtgtgtgtagatgtgtagatgtgtaccCATCATTGTTGTACGAGGCCAGCACCACACTGGGACTGGAGTAGGCGTTACTGGTGACCCAGGTGCAGTGCACGGCGAACATCATCAGCAGCATCAGCATGAGCATGGTGACGATGGACTTGATGTTGGGACCCAggccctcctccaccttctcctgcTCAGACACATGTTTGCGCACCTTGCCGGCCTGCGGGGGGAGACAAACACTCTTGTGACGgatagaaagagaagaaaagaaacgacTGCAGGGTTTCCGGGGAGATGAATTATTGAGCGGATTAAATCATTGAATGAACTAATTGTGAAGAGTATCTTACGTCATCCTGACGTGTGCCATTTGATGCATCACTAAGGATAGTGAAATGAACCTCGGGACGACTTAATCATTTTACACGAGCAGCACAGAATTGTTAAGGCTATAAAAAGTCTGGAGGGAAAGAAATCTGCATAATGTGAACATTTCTCATTTTCTAGCACCTCCAATTACTTGTTCTGACACCGTAACGGAGGCTAAAAGTGTGCGAGGACGGGTGTGGATAACACTTTGCACTCAGCACTGCAGAACAAAGCGCCAGACACCACTTCCACTGAGAGACAGAAGTTGTACTGATATCTGTGTGATATCTTGAATcacatttgtgatttgtgtttgtgtgacaacCGTCTTTCTTTGGAGAGATAGTCATTTGTTCATTTTGTTTCATCAAAATGTCGATCACTGCATCGTCTTTGTCCCACCGGCGCAGCACCGATGCGTAAACAGACGCCCACACTGACGTCTTGATGCCTAAAAACTACCTTAAACGTGTCATTTTTCAAGCATCTGTTAATTTCATAAAATAGTGAGAAGAGCTCAAATGTTATATCTCAGCAACACTTCTAAAAAATGGCTATTTTTCTGGGCAACGAGTGAAATAATAATTAAGAGGTGAACTTTAATAGACAAAGACGGCAGGCGGAGCAACACTTCAAGTGAGACGGCTCAAACTATGAACAGCATCAAACAGCTGCAGGTGAATCACAGCTCTCCCAGACAGGCATGATAAACCGGTCGGGTGTGAGGGAAACTGTCACAGGTCTGTGAAGCCAACAATGTCTTCCTATTGGATGTAAATTTCTACAACCGTTCGTTCCCGTCTCGACCTTGTCATAAAGAGTCCCAGAAGTCCTCTTGTCGTCCTCGTCGCTGCTGTCTTCAGCCGGCGGTTTCTCCCTCTTTGTGTCGTCCCCCATGTAATGCTCAAAGACGCTGGAGAAAGCCACCGCAGACAGCATGCACACCACCGGAGTCAGAGTCAGCATCAGACGCACCATCACGCCGGCAAAATAGACTGCGCTGATGGCATACAGGGCCACTGGAATGAaagcagaggggagggggggggagggaacaAAGTAGACAAGGtcagacgaggagagagacagagtgtgtgtaaaggacggAGGAAAaggaccggtgtgtgtgtgtgtgaggatgagaGAAGACATGAAAAGAGAAATTGAGTTGTAATGCAGCATAATCAGTCTGCTCAAACCataaacggagagagagagagagagagagagagagtgcaggcTGCTTTTCCGTCCTTGAAAAGTGCTGACCCGGCTCAACAGGTGCATGGCTAATCAATAGCTGTAATTGGCTGATTAAgtctgagggagagacaggCTGCTGAAAAACTCCATCGCTCAAAGGGTTCTCCGCCCTTGATCTTACTCTATATGGAGAAGTTTTGTTTGAGTTGTTTTCAATTCACCCCCCTCAGTATATTTTCTTTCATTCACAGTACTGGAAACAAAGAGAGTGATGAGGATGGATCCTAAACCTAGGCTGCATATATAGTACATGCAAGTTCACAGTTGGATGCCAGCTCAGGTTCCCACAGTGCTGTCGAGAGAAAAATCCAATCGCAGAGTCATAAATTCTGTCGGCCACACTGCCTGCGTGGCCGGAAACAGGATTTCTGTGAAATAAATTCAACATGAATGTAAATTGAAAGAATCCAGTTTGCTGGTATAAACCTACAGGATTGCTCCATAGTCGAGGAGGGTCCTGTGTTATGTCATGTCACAATGAGATTAAATCATAGAGTTGTGATGGACGATGTTACTCTCCAGCACGATGGAGTTTAAAGCTTTCAGGGCATATTTTCAAAGAACCGTAGAATCAAAACAAAACGCTCTTACCGAACACTCGTTCATCGTTGATGTTCCTGATGCAGAACCAGAGGCCTGCTGGGAACGTGCAGACCAGGATGTGGAGGtcgaagaagaaggagacccACGTCGTCGGCTGGTGTTCCGACACCGACGCTATGATGGGGATGTGGATCTTTGCAtagctggagagggagagagccggCGGGATGCAATTCATGTTGGGTTGAGCGAGTGTTCAGATAAATTACACATTAGATCCTCCTGATTAACTCCAGAAATATGGGGGGGGAAAAGTACCTCCGTGGCATGCTTATGGTAAAATATGAACAAATTTAGCACTCAAGATGACTAATGGTGTTTGTCTGATCTGTGTGCTCCCTCTTTATTCACTACGGGGTTTTACACGGCTGTTTCTATAGAATTTTAAATAATTGCCACAGCtggggaagagaaaacacacagaacattaaGGAATTAGTATGAGCCTCcagaggaaagggggaggagactATCCCATATTGCTTCAGTCAGCAAACAGGGGGAggtgtgtatgcatatgtatatgtctgtatgtgtgtatgagtatgtgtgtgtgtgtgtcggggggcgAGAAGAGAGAATTGATTGGGTGTGTTGAAATATCAAACACGTTGCAGAACCTGGTGCCGTATAGGAGTCAGACAATAGTGAACGGTGCGGCCGGGTTTACAGCCGTCTTAGGAAACACACACTCGACTAAACAAGCTTTCCATCGACAGTGAGAAGGTCAGCAGAGCTTACCCGGTGTCCCAGAGAGAGTAGAAACGACCACTCCACGGAGCGATGTGTCCTGGGGACAGAAGAAATGCACATTGGAATTTTCTGGGTTTTCCACCTGAGCTACGCGTGCAAAACATTGGTTGAGCTACATTTAATGTAGAAGATCAAGGTTGGTACAGGTCACGGGAGAGAAATCGAATAACAGTTACAAAATATTTCGATTAGATTAGAAGGTTAAAGGTAATTCTTTATAAAGCACGTTTTCCCAATCTTCGCACAGATCCACAAATGCGTGCTACATTTTAAGTGCTGGTGGAAAACTGGGACGTCTGGGATTCTGGTGAAATCATGTTTAATTTCAATGTCCAAAATACTCTAAAATCTGAATATCAAATCATCAAAATCACCAGTCAGGCAGGACTCTCCTTTAGACAAATGCACGAGGACAGGGTCGCTGCCTctttctctgaataaaaagctTCAGTCTAGATTTCTCAAACGATTGCAATAAGTCGTTTATATATTCACGGTTTTACGATCGGCGTGGAGTACCGCATGTTGGATTGTGCGTCGATTGGAACGGACGATTCTCAATACCCAAAATTaagcaaatctttttttaaagatgaggATCATGTTTTACACATTTGTGAACATTTCAAGATCAATTTCCCTCCGAGAAAACCCCAAAGAGAATGTGCTAATGCCGAAAATGTATTCCATTGATGCAACGTAACTACTTGAATTGACTCGTTTATGAACTGAAACCATTTCAGCTGCAAATTAGACGACACAGGGCATTTTATGCAGGCA
Proteins encoded in this window:
- the LOC130198936 gene encoding dolichyl-diphosphooligosaccharide--protein glycosyltransferase subunit STT3B, with product MAEHHAAGDGKHKAATNAGGSAHGNSRPGVAGGGGGKVGLSGGLTQPAGWQSLLSISILVLACLAGFSARLFAVIRFESIIHEFDPWFNYRATHHLTTNGFYEFLNWFDERAWYPLGRIVGGTVYPGLMVTAGLIHYMLNLLHLTVHIRDVCVFLAPVFSGLTAISTYLLTRELWNQGAGLLAACFIAIVPGYISRSVAGSFDNEGIAIFALQFTYYLWVKSVKTGSVFWAIGCCLSYFYMVSAWGGYVFIINLIPLHVFVLMLMQRYSKRLYIAYSTFYIVGLILSMQIPFVGFQPIRTSEHMAAAGVFALLQAYAFLQYLKDRLTRQEFQTLFLLGVSLAAGVVFLTVIYLTYTGHIAPWSGRFYSLWDTGYAKIHIPIIASVSEHQPTTWVSFFFDLHILVCTFPAGLWFCIRNINDERVFVALYAISAVYFAGVMVRLMLTLTPVVCMLSAVAFSSVFEHYMGDDTKREKPPAEDSSDEDDKRTSGTLYDKAGKVRKHVSEQEKVEEGLGPNIKSIVTMLMLMLLMMFAVHCTWVTSNAYSSPSVVLASYNNDGTRNILDDFREAYYWLRQNTDEDARIMSWWDYGYQIAGMANRTTLVDNNTWNNSHIALVGKAMSSNESAAYTIMRSLDVDYVLIIFGGVIGYSGDDINKFLWMVRIAEGEHPKDIRESDYFTPQGEFRVDKAGSPTLLNCLMYKMSYYRFGEMQLDFRTPPGFDRTRNAEIGNKDIKFKHLDEAFTSEHWLVRIYKVKNLDNREPLDHKLRSIVPKQKYTSKKTAKRKRGHIKNKLVLRKGKKLQKK